The DNA window ACTAATGGGAGGGTTATTGTGAGAACATATTCCAGCATGGAAAATTTAATCAGTATAGTACGAAAAATCAATCttgtcttttcctttttgtcaTTGAGGTTGTTTGGTTTCTATAGGTACTTTCATTTATTGTATCTTGAGTGTTCTAAAATAAACTTGAAGCATTATGCATAATGTGATTAAAGTACCTACTATATATTCAGCTTTTCCATCAGCAACTCTATTGCTATTTTCTCCCTGCTTGATCATTTTTCCTGCAACTAACTTGTGGTTCCATGAATGACAGAAATTACTTGGTCAGTGCGACAAACCTGATTCATTATTTGGCCTTGAAAAGCCTCAACATAGAGCAGCTTAAAGAAGAACTTTCTTCCATTTGTTTACTGAATTTAGACACAATAAATCAACATGTTCTAGCAAGTCTTTCTGCAGGCATCCGGCTGTTAGATAACGTAAAATATGATTCTTCTAGTCATACTATCTCTTATAGTGAAGGAATCTCTTCAACAAAAAGTCTGGACAAACAAATGAAGGGGGAATTTTCTATTAATACACTAAGGAGGAGGGCATCCCATACTGCGGACCTGTTATTAGGCAGATTGCCAGAGAAGAGAAACACCCATATCATGGTAACAGTGGGTGAAGAAGCTATAGAAAGTGAAACATTAATGAAAGATCTTCTAAATGCTGGAACTACCATTGTTCGTATCAATTGTGCTCATGGAAGCCCTGAAATTTGGAGTGAGATAATCAGAAGGGTGAAAAGAACCTCTCAAATTCTTGAAAAGCCTTGTCGAATTCTCATGGACTTAGCTGGGCCCAAGCTTCGAACTGGAAAACTGCAGGCTGGTCCATGTGTGTTGAAAATATCTCCCAAGAAGAATGCTTATGGGAAAGTGATATATCCTGCCCTAGTTTGGCTCTCAAGCCCAGGAGCTGGTTCTCCACCAGCCCATGTATCCCCTGATGCTATTCTACATGTGGACGGTGAAGAACTTCTTAGTAAGCTCAAGGTTGATGATGTTGTGACATTATTTGATGCTTGTGGAAAACAAAGGACACTTAAGATCATAAGCAGGTATCCTATTTTCTCAGGCGTCGGATATATGGCTGAGTGCAGTAAGGCTGCTTATGTCAAGTCAGGTGCAAAATTGTTTATCAAGGACAAGAGAAGGAAATTATCAGCTGGACATGTAGTAAATATTCCTCCTCTCAAGCAATTTATCAAATTAAGGGTTGATGACTTGCTGAGTATATCACGAGATGgtcaaaatgaagaaaacaattTGACTTCTTCCACTGGTGCGCACAGGATATCCTGCTCATCTGAATATGTTTTTGATTCAGTGAAGCCTGGGGAACCTATTGCTTTTGATGATGGGAAGATATGGGGTATTATTAAAGCAACTAGCACTTCGGAAATTCTTG is part of the Solanum stenotomum isolate F172 chromosome 8, ASM1918654v1, whole genome shotgun sequence genome and encodes:
- the LOC125872040 gene encoding plastidial pyruvate kinase 4, chloroplastic, giving the protein MLGGVASVAIFTNQSALSNNGFQIASFLVVRSSNLSKKYSSPQPFFKIPGFREHIVQFIASNNGNLARKNIVFAIPNEKDDAEKEGSDYYIDYPVIVGQKEDGSSCAPEMGTTFSLLPCGEGILRSYEINGKEDGLLAKLMAVHLHVLAMEQWNASKLKMSHKNYLVSATNLIHYLALKSLNIEQLKEELSSICLLNLDTINQHVLASLSAGIRLLDNVKYDSSSHTISYSEGISSTKSLDKQMKGEFSINTLRRRASHTADLLLGRLPEKRNTHIMVTVGEEAIESETLMKDLLNAGTTIVRINCAHGSPEIWSEIIRRVKRTSQILEKPCRILMDLAGPKLRTGKLQAGPCVLKISPKKNAYGKVIYPALVWLSSPGAGSPPAHVSPDAILHVDGEELLSKLKVDDVVTLFDACGKQRTLKIISRYPIFSGVGYMAECSKAAYVKSGAKLFIKDKRRKLSAGHVVNIPPLKQFIKLRVDDLLSISRDGQNEENNLTSSTGAHRISCSSEYVFDSVKPGEPIAFDDGKIWGIIKATSTSEILVSITHAGPRGSKLGSEKSINIPRSNIRYEGLTSKDLIDLDFVANHADMVGVSFVRDVRDILLLRQELEKRKRRDLGISLKIETKEGFEKLPLLLLEAMKMPNPLGIMIARGDLAVECGWENMAYIQKEIISVCTAAHVPVIWATQVLESLVRSGVPTRAELTDVAEGMRTSCIMLNKGKCIVEAVSFLHRILSNHSTKSHAEFKPLALSSHDF